GTTGTGGACGAATCGGCATCGATCAGACCTGAGCGGTGAGTTCGGAGACGAGGGCGGAAAGGAGATTCGCGGCGGTAGCGCGGGAGGCGGCGAGCTGCGTTTCCAACGCGTCCACCAAGGCCATCAGTTGCTCCACTTTAGCCACGATCCGGCGTTGTTCGGCGAGGGGTGGTAGTGGAAAGGTGACCTTGGCAAGAGCTTTGCCCGTAAAATGCGGGATACCAGCTCCAGTGTAATACCGCTGAAGAACTCCATCCCGCTCATAGACCCAAAGGCAGAATGTGAGGAAGTGCCCGTTCAAGCAGGACAGTGGCCGCACACGATGGAGCGCTTTCTGAAACATGACGCCGGAAAGCTGCCCATTCCAAACTGCGGAACGGGCAATCCCGTGCCCTCCCTCGCAGATCATCACGTCTCCCGGCTCGACACGATACTCGCCCAGTTCTGAAAACTCGAAGAGCATCGTTTTGATGCTTCCGAGCTCAAAGCGAAACCAATGCACGTTCGTGTTGCGCAGATAAGGGTGCTCTTCTCCTCGGTTCTTTTCTTTATCGAGCATTTTTCCGAGCCGAGTGTCCGCAACATCCGCAACCGTGACCCAGCGCCAAGATTCTGGCGCTTCAAAGGGAGTTTCATCAGATGCCAACTCGGTTAACACGCGATCCGTCAAGGCCGCTTTCTTTCGCGCAGCTATGACCGAATCTTCCACAGCGATGTCGCTGGGGTCTTGGGGAACGAGTTTGCCTTGGACGGCGAGGGTGAGGATGGATTTTCGTAAGTCTGAAGGTTTAATGCTGAAGGATGAATGGAAGAGGAAATCGAGGTTGGCCGGGGTGGGCGCATCGGCAAAACGGGCCAGCGACGCGCGGGCGAGCGCGGCGTGCCGCGTCTCCCGTTCCTGCTGCTGCGCCTCCAGCCGATCACACAACGCCATCAACTCATCCACCTTCGCCACGATCCGTTTCTGCTCGGCGAGGGGTGGAACTTTCACGATCTCTTTGTGCACGACGTTCCGATTGAGTGTCGGTACTGCGGTCGCAGTGCTGAAACGGTCAAGGTGAAGAGATCGAAGGAGCAGGCTTATGAACTGAGGATAATTGCCAAAAAAATCTTCGACGTAGAGAGCAGTGTTTAACGGCCAGAAATCTTCGTAAACGAAGTGAACCTTTCCAATGCTTCCGCTTCGCCCGGTCACAACGCCAGGCCCCTTCACCATGTGGATTTCATGAAATCCGACAGTACCGTTCGCCGCGAAGATTGGAACAGATCCCTGTTTGCGATATTGTTTTGGCAAATCGTAACCACGGCGAAGCCGCGAGACTTCTCCGAGTGGCGATTCGGTCCACGCATCCGTGTTTTCTGACAGTCTTCCTGTAACTGCCAGGTTCAGCACCAGCTCCCGCATCTTCGCAACCGCATGGGGAGTGTTAACGAAGATGTCGAACTTCTGGAAGAACGTTTGAAGGATAAGGGATGAAAGAGGGGGGGATAAGGATGAGGGTCGAAGGATAAGATTTGAAAGGGCAGCGCGGTCTGAGTTCATACTTCAACCTTCATCCTTCATACTTAAAGAAAGTTCCGCCTCAATATCCTCGATACTCGGCAAGCTACTTTCCAATTCCGCCGGCAGCGCCCGAGTCAATTCATAGTCAGCAACGCCAATCGGCTTATTGATGTCGCGCAGGGCATATTCCGCGAGGATGCGGTCTTTCGTCTGGCACAGGATAAGTCCGATCGTTGGCGCGTCATCTTCGTGGCGGACTTGGTCATCGACGACCGAGCAGTAGAAATTCATCTTCCCCGCATATTCGGGCTTGAAATCACCCTTCTTGAGATCGACCACGACGAAGCAGCGCAGGTGGAGGTGATAGAACAGCAGGTCGAGATAGAACTCGCGGTCGCTGACATCCAGCCGATACTGGCGGCCGACGAAGGCGAAGCCGCGTCCGAGCTCGATCAGAAAGGTCTGGATGTGTGCAAGCAGGCCGGTTTCGAGCTCGCGCTCATGGAAAGGCTCTTCCAGCGTCAGGAAGTCGAAGAGGTAGGGGTCTTTCAGTAAGCCTTGAGCGATGCCGGCATGAATCTTCGGCAATGTTCTCGCGAAGTTGGTCACGGCGGCGCCTTGACGCTCGTGCGCCCGCTGCTTGATCTGAACCGTCAGCGTCTCGCGGCTCCAGCCCTGGTCCAGGGTCTGTCGGGCATACCAGAGACGGGTCGGCGGATCCTTGATCTTTTCAATGAGTATGACGTGATGGAACCAGGGGATTCCGAAGGCGAGCGCAGCAGGCATTGCGCCCGTGTCGGTGTCAGCCTCGGCGGAGCCCAATTGTGCCGCAGGCTGCGGCACAATTGCGGATGCATGCTCGTCGAGTCTCTGCAAAAGTGCCGCAGGCGGCGGCACTGAACCGGTAGCGGGATGCAGCAACCTCGGGTATTCGCGAAAAAATCGCAGCATCCGCTTGATGTTCCGTTCTGAAAATCCCTTCTGCTCAGGCAGCTCGTTTTTCAGATCCAGGGCTAGTCGCGGGATGACCCCAGCCCCCCAACCCTCCCGCTCCTGCCGCGCGGCGATCAGGCATCCGATATCCCAATAGAGGCGGATCATCTCGGCATTGGCGGACAGGGCCGCGCGGTGCTGGGCCTGGCGGACACGGGCCTTGATGTCCCCGAGCAGGTCGCGATAGTCGGCTAGTTCCTGGATGTTCATCGCGTCAGGGCCTCCATGAGTTGAAGGATGAAGGTTGAAGGACGAAGGTTGAAGAGGCAGCGAGATCGGATTTCATCCTTCAACCTTCAACCTTCATCCTTACCGCAGAGCGCCCGCTCCAACTCCCGCCTCAGCGCCGCCCGCGTCTCGGCGATCTGGGCGAGGAGCTTTTCGTATTCGGGCAGCAGGTGGTCAACGTCGCCGGGGCCGGTGTCCGAATTGT
The sequence above is drawn from the Thiocapsa rosea genome and encodes:
- a CDS encoding restriction endonuclease subunit S, which codes for MNSDRAALSNLILRPSSLSPPLSSLILQTFFQKFDIFVNTPHAVAKMRELVLNLAVTGRLSENTDAWTESPLGEVSRLRRGYDLPKQYRKQGSVPIFAANGTVGFHEIHMVKGPGVVTGRSGSIGKVHFVYEDFWPLNTALYVEDFFGNYPQFISLLLRSLHLDRFSTATAVPTLNRNVVHKEIVKVPPLAEQKRIVAKVDELMALCDRLEAQQQERETRHAALARASLARFADAPTPANLDFLFHSSFSIKPSDLRKSILTLAVQGKLVPQDPSDIAVEDSVIAARKKAALTDRVLTELASDETPFEAPESWRWVTVADVADTRLGKMLDKEKNRGEEHPYLRNTNVHWFRFELGSIKTMLFEFSELGEYRVEPGDVMICEGGHGIARSAVWNGQLSGVMFQKALHRVRPLSCLNGHFLTFCLWVYERDGVLQRYYTGAGIPHFTGKALAKVTFPLPPLAEQRRIVAKVEQLMALVDALETQLAASRATAANLLSALVSELTAQV
- a CDS encoding PDDEXK nuclease domain-containing protein, producing MNIQELADYRDLLGDIKARVRQAQHRAALSANAEMIRLYWDIGCLIAARQEREGWGAGVIPRLALDLKNELPEQKGFSERNIKRMLRFFREYPRLLHPATGSVPPPAALLQRLDEHASAIVPQPAAQLGSAEADTDTGAMPAALAFGIPWFHHVILIEKIKDPPTRLWYARQTLDQGWSRETLTVQIKQRAHERQGAAVTNFARTLPKIHAGIAQGLLKDPYLFDFLTLEEPFHERELETGLLAHIQTFLIELGRGFAFVGRQYRLDVSDREFYLDLLFYHLHLRCFVVVDLKKGDFKPEYAGKMNFYCSVVDDQVRHEDDAPTIGLILCQTKDRILAEYALRDINKPIGVADYELTRALPAELESSLPSIEDIEAELSLSMKDEG